AATTCAGATGATGGCGGTATTGTCTGTTGGTAGGCTGGTACTTGTGACGGCAAGGTTATGCCTCTTCTCCGCATGAAGAAGTCAGTCTCAATCTTGGGGGACTCCAAATTATCTTTAAAACATTCCTGGTTGGCACTTACCTTGTAGAAGTGGAATAGCGAATCGATCTAATAATTCGGAGAAAGCAATGAATATCTCAACCACAACCCAATATGCTCTCCTTTTTGGTTTACTAGGCGGAGTTGTTGTTATCGGGCTCATTCAGTTTATGCTCCCCGATTTGGTGAGGATAATTCCATACATGCTTGTCGTCGTTCTCTATTTGATGTTCATGAAATCAAAGGCACCGTCGGCTACGCTTAGACACTTAGCTCTCGGTTCTACTCTCATGGCTTTTGTAGCAACAGCAATCGTTTATATCTACATATGGGTATTTTTCTGGCAGAGTCCGGCGAACAATCCGCTGGGCCAGACCATCCCTGTTTTAGATCATGTTTTCGTTCTCGCTTTAAGCGTATTGACAGGTGGGGCCGTAGGAACCCTGATAGCTTTCTTCTTTAATCCCAATTGGAGAACGCTTCGTAGGGCCTGATTGTTTGGCCGATAGAATTGCAAGTTCTGCCGCTCAGGCGGAATGCACAATCATCGTCGAGGCCCTGCGGCAGTCTAAATTGTAGTCTTTACCAGGCGATCCGTATTTTTAAGCACGAGAAATAGATGAGAGTGGTGTCCGAGTTCGCGTTGTAACCACATTAGCGTAATCGCTTGAAAGGGTTGATCTCGATGCATAGGGTCTGGGTCAGAGGCCGTTGAGCACTGTATTCGCTTTGGTGGTATTGCTGTGGATCCCGAATCAAGTTCGGGATAGGTACTGTCTATTTGTGATAGACAGTACCTAGTTCATCATCAGCTCTATCTCCCTCGTGCTCGGCGTAGCACGCACCAAGGTAACTCGCATTTTGTCACCAGGGCGATACATTTTACCCGTGTGGCTACCCACCAAGGCATAGCGGTTTTCATCGAACTCGAAGTAATCTCCGTCCAGGTCTTTTACGTGTACAAGGCCTTCGAGCCACAGGCCCTCAAGCTGTACAAATACACCAAACCGGGTCACGCTGGTGATGAGGCCGTCGAACGAGGCGCCGATATGGTCTACGGCATACAGCACCTGTTTCTGGCGGGTTGTTGTTCGTTCTGCTTCCTCTGCGCGTTTTTCCTTCTCGGAGCAGTGCTTGCAGAGCGCATCGAGGTCCTCTTTGTATCGCTCTTTCGAAAGCAGGACTTCTTTGAGGATGCGGTGCACCAACAAGTCGGGGTAACGTCGGATGGGGCTGGTGAAATGGGTGTAATGCGTGAATCCGAGTCCGTAATGGCCGATATTTTCGGTGGTATAGCTGGCTTTTGCCATGGCACGCAAGGAGGCCATTTTGATGACGGCTTCTGTTGCTTTGCCTTTTGCTTTGGCCAGCAGGGCATTTAACTGGACGGAATCTACATTGCCGTTTTCGAGCTTGAGCTCAAAGTTGAACGTCTTCAGATAATTGGAGAGCTGTTGTATGCGTTCTGCATTTGGCTCATCATGCACGCGATACACGTAGACCGGCGTAGGCTTGCCTGGCCGCTCCACGGCACGCGCTGCACACTGGTTGGCGAGCAGCATAAACTCTTCAATCAGCCGGTTCGCTTCTTTAAGTTCTTTGCGCACGATGGCTACCGGCGCGCCTTTTTCATCCAGCTTAACGCGCACTTCGGGAAGGTCAAATTCTATCGAACCGTTCTTGAAGCGGGCTTTGGTAAAGGTGCGGGCAATTTCTGCAGCAAGCCGAACCTCTTTGGCGTGGGGTTGCTCAGCGCTTTCGTCGTCAATTAATTGCTGCGCCTCGGCATAGGTGAACCGCTGCTTGGAGTGAATAATCGACTCATGGAAGCTGAATTTGTGCACGTTGCCTTTCAGGTCAACTTCCATCAAACAGGTAAAAGTCAGCTTGTCTTCTCCGGGGCGGAGGGAGCAGATAACATTGGACAACCGCTCCGGTAGCATCGGGATAACGCGGTCCGCCAGGTAAACGCTTGTGGCACGTTCGCGGGCTTCATTATCGATAGCACCGCCGGGCTTGACGTAGTGGCTTACATCAGCAATGTGTACACCAACTTCGTACCTGTTGTTGGGCAATGGTGTGATGTGAATGGCATCGTCGAAGTCCTTTGCGTCATCCGGGTCGATCGTAAAGATGGTTTTGTTGCGCAGGTCCAGCCGGCCTTTGTGTGCTGCTGCCGGAATCTCAATCGGGATCTGATTCGCTTCGTTGTCCACCTCTTTGGGGAAAGCGGTGGGTAACCCAAAGTAGTGAATGAGTGCTTCCATCAGCACTTTCGGGTCGTCAGCCGGGCCAAAAACGCGGGCCAGGGTGGCTTTGAATGCTTGTCTGAAGGGGTCAAAATCACCCAACTGCGCTTCTACCTTGTCGCCTTTGTTGAGCTTGCCTTCCGGCACCCGTGTCAGGTAAACGGAGTGGTTGAATTTTACATCGTCAGGTACAACAAACCAGATGTCGTTATAGAAATCAACAGACCCAATAACCGTCGACCGGCCCCGTTCCAGGATTTCGGATACAAATGCGGTACGCCGGCGCGGCCGGCCTTTATCACGGCCTTTTGCTTGAGGACCGCGTTTACGGCCTCTGCGATTTTCATGCTCTTTTTCTCGCTCAATCCGAATGCGTACCCGGTCACCGTCGCGCGCCGTGTTCAGCCGGGAGCGTTTTACAAAAATGTCTTCGTCTTGCCCCTCGATCTCAACAAATCCGTAACCGTCTCTGTTGACGTGGATAATGCCATCGGCCGTTTCATCCTGCTTGCCACGGTACATAAAGCGGTTGCCTTTTACACGCCGGACCTGCCCTTTTGCAATCAGGTCGTCGAGTGCTTTTCGGAACAGGATATAGTCTTCTCTGGAAGGGGTGCCGACAATTTTGGCGAGTTCTTTGGGGCGGTAGGCCTGCTGTCCGTTGTTACGAAGGACAGATTTTATAGCTTTACGGTATGCTCGTTTCTTTTCCTTTTTACTCATTAGGGCTTATCGCCACCTGATCTGTGGGAGGTTCTGTTTTTTTCTTCTTTTTCATCCATCCAAAAAGCCGGTCAAAGAAGCGGCTCCACGATGAAAACTGTGTCTGGTAGGAGAGGCCGGCCCCACGGGTGCTCGTCAGTGCGTTTTCAGCCAGCAGATCCCCTTCACGGCGAAGGAAAACAGATACTGAAACGTTAGGATTGAGCCGTACCTCGACTTCAAATTCGCCCTCGAGATCGTGTTGATTCTCGGTGACTTCATTCTGGTAAACGCCTTCGCCACGGATTACAAGGCGTTCATCCAACAGGTAAAGTGCAACGCCGTAGGTTACTTCCGGGTCCTCCAGGCTCTCACCTTGCAGTCCCAGGTTGAGGTCGACGTTAGGCAATGCTTCGCCCAGGAAGCGATTCAACTGGCTTGCAACCAGCTGAGATACACTCGTAAAGGCAATCTGGTTGCCAGAGTTGGTCAGCGTTCCTGAATCTGAAACAGACTCTGTGGTGAGCAGGAACGAATTGGTGAGGAGTACACTCGTAGCATAGTCCGTCAGACGCTCAGACTGGTTCAGAATGGCTTCAAATCCTTCATAGTTGCGATAACCGCGGTCGCTGCGGTCTGCCCGCAAACCCAGCTCCACTTCGGGAGAGGAAACGCGCCCGGTGATGTCCAGCTGCACGATCAGGGGGATCTCGTCGCCGCTGCGAAAGGAATTGCCTGGCAAGCCGGCAACGGAAGCACGCGTCCGATATGACGCTGGTATATTCAGGCGGGCATCAATGGGGTTGCCATCCCAGGTAATGGTCCCACCGTTCTGTATTTCGAACCGCCGCGCAAACACATCGCCGGCTGTGAACAGGTAGTCACCAGATTCTACAAAGAGCGTCCCAAACGTCGAAAAGTCACCTTCCCGCCGCTGTATCTGGATACGTCCGCTGCCTACTGCATTCATGGACTCTCCCAATAGCGGGTCGAAAACCAGATGTGTGGTAGAGCCCGGCGGCGCAAGAATATTCAGGTCCATCGAAAGCCCATCCACAAATCGTCGTTCTCCCTCCGGGCGCTTGGAAAGCAGGTTTTTGCGATACGCCAGCTGCTTCAAGTCTGGAATATTGCCCGATGAATCTGCAAAAATCAGGAAGCCGACATCTGAGTCTACTTCATCTTCGGTGACCGGAATAAAGAGCTCACTGCTGGCCTTTGTGACAGCATCATTGGATATAAGCGTAGCGTTGAACGCCGGCCCCGTAAGCGTTAGCGATCCTGAAGCCCAGATTTGCCCATAAAACGGCAGGTCATTCTGGAAATCCTGGTTCATGATAAGCAATTCGTTCAGCTGGCCTTCCAGGTCGAAGGAGAAATGCCGGTATTCATTGAACAGGAAGTCCCCTTCAAGGCTCGCCACACCCCCTGTCAGGTCTTTGAATTGCCCGTTTTCGAGCCGAATAGCATTCCGGTCGATGTTTAACACACCGGTAAATTCTTCGTATTGGAGGTTAAATTTGGGAATGTCGATTTCGCCTTCTTTCAACTCCAGGCGCGTATCAAAAACAGGGTAGTCAAAGTTGCCGACAATTTTCCCTCCACCTGTCATGTAGCCATCAGACCGGCTGAGAAAGTTGGGGAAAATGTATTCGAAAAAGAAGACATCTGCCCGGGCGAGATCCAGGTCGAGATCGAGTGAGCCGGCATCGAGGAAACCCGTTTTCTGGCTATTGAGTCGTGGAAGCCGGAACGTCCCGTCGATGGTGAACGCGTTGTTTTCGTATTGCGCCGGTATCATGGCGTCTGGTAGAAACTCTTCCTGGTTGTATTCCTCAATGGGCCGCAGCGCAATTTGTAATCCTACATCCGGTTGTCGGGGGATGTACTGGCTGGCAATGTTCAAGTCTCCCAACACGCGGTTGTCGAGCGAAAACCTGTCGATGTCGATATTTCCTGTGATTTCGGGCTGGTTGTTTATTGTTGTTACGGCCAACTGCCCGCTGATCAAGCCGCCGAGTGGGCGCTGCATGTCGAGGAATTGGGAAATAGGCCGTATCGCGATGTTATTGATTGCCAGCGCTGCTGTATCAGAAGGATTAGGGGAGAGGATGCCGCTTAAATGTACGCTTTGGAGGATGTTGGCTGTAGGGCTTTTGCTCTGCAACTCAAGTCCTGGGATAATGACTGCGTTATCAATGATGTCTACTTGGGCCGGCGCATAGGTGGTCCAGGTGGAATTCCCAACCGAGAGGATCAGTTCTTCAAAGTGCACCCTGTTTCGATCTGACAGGAATTCCACATGCGTTTGGAGTCGTTGGGGTCCGAGGCGTTGACTGCTTTTGGTCGCAAATCCAATCTGACCACTGCCATCGCTCAGATCGGCATGTAGCGTTGGATAGGGCAGGGTTTGGCCTACAAGTTTTAATGAGTCAGCATGCAGGGTGGAGAGAAAGGTAAACCTGTCAGCAGCCGGCAAGCTGGTATCTGTGCTAAATGCAACATCTCCGGTAAGGTTATCAAAAACGGTTTTGTTGATGATCAGGCTGTCCGCTTGCAAATCGCCGGCGATCACCAGGGAGGATGGGGTTGACGCGATACTGAATTTGGCTTCCAAATTGGTCCCCAGCACGGGCGAAGCCGGCAGCCACGTATGAAGGAGGTCCGCATTGCGAAAAGCAATATCGAGATCAAACACCTCGGGCATTACAACAAGTGAATCAGGTGCTTCGTCGGGTAGCAGGGCTGTGCCAGGCCTGGCCTGCAGTAGTGCAGCCGTCAAGACAGCGGCCGGGTCAACATTCAGGGAGTCTGTGACCAATGGACGGTTGATTACCTCCCGCACCGTCTTGCCGATGAGCTGGCCCCATGATTTACCTGTTTTGCGAAAAGAATCCAGGTTGAACTGACCAGATAACTGCGCGGTAGCAAGGTCGCCGTCGAGTGCAAGTTGTTGGCGGCCGTTTTCCAAATCAGAAAAAGAGACCCCTATGTGATGGGCTGGCACAGGACGCTCTTCATCGTTCCAGGATATAACCGATGGTGCAACGCTCAGATCGACCATCCCCCGCAAATCTGCCAGGGTGGATCCTTCTGCATTGAGGTTGAGGCGGCCGTCGAGTTTTGTGGCAAGTGAATCGACCTTGAGTAAAGACCCCAGGTTCAGTTGAGCAATGGTGAGGTCGGCTTCGATGGCGTGTTTCTCCGGGTTCACAAACACCATTGCATTTGCGCCGATTACGCCATGCACCCGATGCCGCACAACACCTTGCAAGTCGATGGCTCCTTCTTCAATGTGGGCAAATGCCTCGAGGGTATCTGCTGACATGTTGCCAAAAGAGGAGGGTTCAAACCGCATCTGCACGTCGGCATTTACGGTAGAAAAATCAAAGGTGCCGCCTTTTGTAACGCCTTGCGCGAAGAGTGTACCACTCAATAACGAGGGTTTATCAACACTTGGCAGGGTAGCCCGCAGATCTAACGAATCAGTTTGTAAGAAGCTCGTGAACGCAAATTCGTTCGTTTCCGGGTCTTTGCTAAATTCTGCATTACCGGCAATGCGGCCGGCCCGCGTCAATTCAAACGCTGCTTTGCCATAGTGGGGTTGCTGAAAGGCGCCGTCCTGCAGTAACATCGCCCCCCGTACCTGCATGGATTCGATGTAGGTTGGGGCTTCGGGGGAGAGGATATCAAAATTGGCAGCCGGAAGCACCCGCTTAAGGTCTTCATGCGGCAAGCTGGTTTCGGAGGCGTACGCAATAAAGGAAAGCGAGTCGGGATAACCTCGTGCATAGCCGTTTGCATTAATCCGCAAATTGCCGCTGCTGGCTTCGAAAGACTGGACATCGAGTGCATCCAACTGGCCGGCCAGGCGTGAGGCAATGCGCAGGGTGTCTGCAAGCGGGAAGGCCGGGAAAAGCTGGCGCACCTGACTCGCATCCAGGGTGCTCGGGTTCAAATCAAATTCAATTGTGGTTTTCCCCGGCTGTGTTTCAAACGTTTGTAAATTGCCCGCATAACCAGAAAATGCCAACCCCGTTTCAGCCGCCAGGATAAACACTTCATTAAACTCAAGGCGATCGTCGGCCCACAAAATTTGGCCGTGCAGGTCTGCCAGGTTGATGTTTTGTTTATCCAGATCCAAAGAGAATTTGTCGATGTCAAAAAGCCGGGTGTCTCCCTGCCATTCGATGTTCATCTGGGCCTGTATATTCGAAATGGTTGCATCGGTGTAATCGAACACCTTGCCGGCTGCCACAGCTTCAGGCAA
This is a stretch of genomic DNA from Bacteroidota bacterium. It encodes these proteins:
- the rnr gene encoding ribonuclease R — protein: MSKKEKKRAYRKAIKSVLRNNGQQAYRPKELAKIVGTPSREDYILFRKALDDLIAKGQVRRVKGNRFMYRGKQDETADGIIHVNRDGYGFVEIEGQDEDIFVKRSRLNTARDGDRVRIRIEREKEHENRRGRKRGPQAKGRDKGRPRRRTAFVSEILERGRSTVIGSVDFYNDIWFVVPDDVKFNHSVYLTRVPEGKLNKGDKVEAQLGDFDPFRQAFKATLARVFGPADDPKVLMEALIHYFGLPTAFPKEVDNEANQIPIEIPAAAHKGRLDLRNKTIFTIDPDDAKDFDDAIHITPLPNNRYEVGVHIADVSHYVKPGGAIDNEARERATSVYLADRVIPMLPERLSNVICSLRPGEDKLTFTCLMEVDLKGNVHKFSFHESIIHSKQRFTYAEAQQLIDDESAEQPHAKEVRLAAEIARTFTKARFKNGSIEFDLPEVRVKLDEKGAPVAIVRKELKEANRLIEEFMLLANQCAARAVERPGKPTPVYVYRVHDEPNAERIQQLSNYLKTFNFELKLENGNVDSVQLNALLAKAKGKATEAVIKMASLRAMAKASYTTENIGHYGLGFTHYTHFTSPIRRYPDLLVHRILKEVLLSKERYKEDLDALCKHCSEKEKRAEEAERTTTRQKQVLYAVDHIGASFDGLITSVTRFGVFVQLEGLWLEGLVHVKDLDGDYFEFDENRYALVGSHTGKMYRPGDKMRVTLVRATPSTREIELMMN
- a CDS encoding translocation/assembly module TamB domain-containing protein; translated protein: MSFRLFLHIPRNTIKLLLYAVVAVAVLFLALTRTQVGRDSMRAQIERQFNNTFDGQLQIGQLRGNLLNTLYAHNIQLLDSSGGLVASIDAAVLQPTWLELLSGTVSLHRITLIQPEFHLLLRDDSTWNVSDVFKKKTVRAGAPRLGSFTSSDIKILDGSVYTSNLGALPEAVAAGKVFDYTDATISNIQAQMNIEWQGDTRLFDIDKFSLDLDKQNINLADLHGQILWADDRLEFNEVFILAAETGLAFSGYAGNLQTFETQPGKTTIEFDLNPSTLDASQVRQLFPAFPLADTLRIASRLAGQLDALDVQSFEASSGNLRINANGYARGYPDSLSFIAYASETSLPHEDLKRVLPAANFDILSPEAPTYIESMQVRGAMLLQDGAFQQPHYGKAAFELTRAGRIAGNAEFSKDPETNEFAFTSFLQTDSLDLRATLPSVDKPSLLSGTLFAQGVTKGGTFDFSTVNADVQMRFEPSSFGNMSADTLEAFAHIEEGAIDLQGVVRHRVHGVIGANAMVFVNPEKHAIEADLTIAQLNLGSLLKVDSLATKLDGRLNLNAEGSTLADLRGMVDLSVAPSVISWNDEERPVPAHHIGVSFSDLENGRQQLALDGDLATAQLSGQFNLDSFRKTGKSWGQLIGKTVREVINRPLVTDSLNVDPAAVLTAALLQARPGTALLPDEAPDSLVVMPEVFDLDIAFRNADLLHTWLPASPVLGTNLEAKFSIASTPSSLVIAGDLQADSLIINKTVFDNLTGDVAFSTDTSLPAADRFTFLSTLHADSLKLVGQTLPYPTLHADLSDGSGQIGFATKSSQRLGPQRLQTHVEFLSDRNRVHFEELILSVGNSTWTTYAPAQVDIIDNAVIIPGLELQSKSPTANILQSVHLSGILSPNPSDTAALAINNIAIRPISQFLDMQRPLGGLISGQLAVTTINNQPEITGNIDIDRFSLDNRVLGDLNIASQYIPRQPDVGLQIALRPIEEYNQEEFLPDAMIPAQYENNAFTIDGTFRLPRLNSQKTGFLDAGSLDLDLDLARADVFFFEYIFPNFLSRSDGYMTGGGKIVGNFDYPVFDTRLELKEGEIDIPKFNLQYEEFTGVLNIDRNAIRLENGQFKDLTGGVASLEGDFLFNEYRHFSFDLEGQLNELLIMNQDFQNDLPFYGQIWASGSLTLTGPAFNATLISNDAVTKASSELFIPVTEDEVDSDVGFLIFADSSGNIPDLKQLAYRKNLLSKRPEGERRFVDGLSMDLNILAPPGSTTHLVFDPLLGESMNAVGSGRIQIQRREGDFSTFGTLFVESGDYLFTAGDVFARRFEIQNGGTITWDGNPIDARLNIPASYRTRASVAGLPGNSFRSGDEIPLIVQLDITGRVSSPEVELGLRADRSDRGYRNYEGFEAILNQSERLTDYATSVLLTNSFLLTTESVSDSGTLTNSGNQIAFTSVSQLVASQLNRFLGEALPNVDLNLGLQGESLEDPEVTYGVALYLLDERLVIRGEGVYQNEVTENQHDLEGEFEVEVRLNPNVSVSVFLRREGDLLAENALTSTRGAGLSYQTQFSSWSRFFDRLFGWMKKKKKTEPPTDQVAISPNE